A part of Dasypus novemcinctus isolate mDasNov1 chromosome 7, mDasNov1.1.hap2, whole genome shotgun sequence genomic DNA contains:
- the FZD7 gene encoding frizzled-7: MRGSGAAVSRSLLGLCALVLALVGALPAGAGAQPYHGEKGISVPDHGFCQPISIPLCTDIAYNQTILPNLLGHTNQEDAGLEVHQFYPLVKVQCSPELRFFLCSMYAPVCTVLEQAIPPCRSLCERARQGCEALMNKFGFQWPERLRCENFPVHGAGEICVGQNTSDGSGGPGGGPTAYPTAPYLPDLPFTALPPGGADGRDRSAFPFSCPRQLKVPPYLGYHFLGERDCGAPCEPSRANGLMYFKEEERRFARLWVGVWSVLCCASTLFTVLTYLVDMRRFSYPERPIIFLSGCYFMVAVAHVAGFLLEDRAVCVESFSPDGYRTVAQGTKKEGCTILFMVLYFFGMASSIWWVILSLTWFLAAGMKWGHEAIEANSQYFHLAAWAVPAVKTITILAMGQVDGDLLSGVCYVGLSSVDALRGFVLAPLFVYLFIGTSFLLAGFVSLFRIRTIMKHDGTKTEKLEKLMVRIGVFSVLYTVPATIVLACYFYEQAFREHWERTWLLQTCKSYAVPCPPGHFPPMSPDFTVFMIKYLMTMIVGITTGFWIWSGKTLQSWRRFYHRFSHSSKGETAV; this comes from the coding sequence ATGCGGGGCTCCGGCGCGGCCGTGTCGCGCTCACTCTTGGGCCTGTGCGCCCTGGTGCTGGCGCTGGTGGGCGCGCTGCCCGCGGGCGCCGGGGCGCAACCGTACCATGGCGAGAAGGGCATCTCGGTGCCGGACCACGGTTTCTGCCAGCCCATCTCCATCCCGCTGTGCACGGACATCGCTTACAACCAGACCATCCTGCCCAACCTGCTGGGCCACACGAACCAAGAGGACGCGGGCCTTGAGGTGCATCAGTTCTACCCTCTGGTGAAGGTGCAGTGCTCGCCCGAGCTGCGCTTCTTCCTCTGCTCCATGTACGCGCCGGTGTGCACCGTGCTCGAGCAGGCCATCCCGCCGTGCCGCTCTCTGTGTGAGCGAGCCCGCCAGGGCTGCGAGGCGCTCATGAACAAGTTCGGCTTCCAGTGGCCCGAGCGGCTGCGCTGCGAGAACTTCCCGGTGCACGGCGCCGGCGAGATCTGCGTGGGCCAGAACACGTCCGACGGCTCGGGAGGCCCCGGTGGCGGCCCCACCGCCTACCCCACCGCGCCCTACCTGCCGGACTTGCCCTTCACTGCGCTGCCTCCGGGGGGCGCAGACGGCCGGGACCGCTCGGCTTTCCCCTTCTCGTGCCCCCGCCAGCTCAAGGTGCCCCCCTACCTGGGCTACCACTTCCTGGGTGAGCGCGACTGCGGCGCCCCGTGCGAGCCGAGCCGCGCCAACGGCCTCATGTACTTTAAGGAGGAGGAGAGGCGCTTCGCCCGTCTCTGGGTGGGCGTGTGGTCGGTGCTGTGCTGCGCCTCGACTCTCTTCACCGTGCTCACCTACCTGGTGGACATGCGGCGCTTCAGCTACCCTGAGCGGCCCATTATCTTCCTGTCGGGCTGCTACTTCATGGTGGCCGTGGCGCACGTGGCCGGCTTCCTGCTGGAGGACCGCGCAGTGTGCGTGGAGAGCTTCTCGCCAGACGGCTACCGCACGGTGGCGCagggtaccaagaaggagggctgCACCATCCTCTTCATGGTGCTCTACTTCTTCGGCATGGCCAGCTCCATCTGGTGGGTCATCCTGTCGCTCACCTGGTTCCTGGCCGCCGGCATGAAGTGGGGCCACGAGGCCATCGAGGCCAACTCGCAGTACTTCCACCTGGCCGCGTGGGCCGTGCCCGCCGTCAAGACCATCACCATCCTGGCCATGGGCCAGGTGGACGGGGACCTGCTCAGCGGGGTGTGCTACGTGGGCCTGTCGAGCGTGGACGCGCTGCGCGGCTTCGTGCTGGCTCCCCTGTTCGTCTACCTCTTCATCGGCACGTCCTTCCTGCTGGCGGGCTTCGTGTCGCTCTTCCGCATCCGCACCATCATGAAGCACGACGGCACCAagacggagaagctggagaagctCATGGTGCGCATCGGCGTCTTCAGCGTGCTCTACACCGTGCCCGCCACCATCGTGCTGGCCTGCTACTTCTACGAGCAGGCCTTCCGCGAGCACTGGGAGCGCACCTGGCTCCTGCAGACGTGCAAGAGCTACGCCGTGCCCTGTCCGCCCGGCCACTTCCCGCCCATGAGCCCCGACTTCACCGTCTTCATGATCAAGTACCTGATGACCATGATCGTGGGCATCACCACCGGCTTCTGGATCTGGTCGGGCAAGACCCTGCAGTCGTGGCGCCGCTTCTACCACAGATTCAGCCACAGCAGTAAGGGGGAGACTGCGGTATGA